The Aedes aegypti strain LVP_AGWG chromosome 3, AaegL5.0 Primary Assembly, whole genome shotgun sequence genome contains a region encoding:
- the LOC5568569 gene encoding DNA-binding protein Ewg isoform X1, whose product MDAVEEMDLIEDDNITGASDDDDDDNPSSPGSAYDDGTNLIDVAMENEVTAQLVAAGVVGVAAAAAITSSKKKKRPHSFETNPSIRKRQQNRLLRKLRQTIFEYATRVGQQAVVLVATPGKPNNIFKVFGAKPLEDVLKNLRPNVMDKLDEALAAQAPPRVQDDPSLFELPPLIIDGIPTPVEKMTQAQLRAFIPLMLKYSTGRGKPGWGRDSTRPAWWPKELPWANVRMDARTEEEKQKISWTHALRKIVINCYKYHGREDLLPAFSEEDEKANAIATANSNVEQIKIQNTNVITTTTTGGNSLASSSTTGGQQIVIQHQPTHTTITTTAANPHQTTQIIKEVSDGTIQIQQHPSPTQTLNAQVCLDSMALSDVDYTHTVLQTIQNPDGTVSIIQVDPNNPIITLPDGTTAQVQGIATLQAQNDGGVHTIQTISDGQGESMSVDLTEATLGQDGQLIITGEDGQEYSYSGFPVSGMITVPVSTQMYQTMVANIQQLPNGDGTVCITPMQVHNQNQTVNLNNRTTVPTQNVTISNNSSNNSANVSNVTYNSLLQSNGSFNINHLKRPRSDSSIANASLANIANMTRRNQIDQINQLLASQSKKINVIANNNNNNSQNAHNNNVKINLPKEPTAESDESCQKTSSSAVPTPTNPVLPQSIVIQLNGSILNKEVDLSAVIEKQIQLVKQEREAAQLRSQNQTHKISSAPPQQPLTAPNDDNGSPTMSSSMASAPIKMEGDCQENVDEMDKDEEEENVYETEEITITRI is encoded by the exons ATGGACGCGGTCGAGGAGATGGACCTGATCGAGGATGACAACATCACCGGTGCGtccgatgatgatgacgacgataaTCCAAGTAGTCCGGGCAGCGCGTACGACGATGGGACCAACCTGATCGATGTGGCCATGGAAAATGAAGTTACCGCACAGCTGGTTGCCGCTGGCGTAGTAGGCGTTGCAGCAGCAGCCGCCATCACATCGTCCAAAAAGAAGAAACGGCCACATTCATTCGAGACCAATCCGTCTATCCGGAAGCGGCAGCAGAATCGATTGCTGAGGAAGTTGAGG CAAACCATTTTTGAGTACGCTACACGTGTCGGTCAGCAGGCGGTCGTCTTGGTTGCCACTCCTGGCAAGCcgaacaacattttcaaagttttcggTGCAAAACCCCTAGAGGACGTTCTGAAAAATCTCCGCCCAAACGTCATGGATAAACTGGACGAAGCTCTGGCAGCGCAAGCCCCTCCACGAGTTCAGGACGATCCATCGTTGTTCGAACTGCCTCCGCTAATCATCGACGGCATCCCGACGCCGGTAGAGAAGATGACACAAGCACAGCTCCGCGCATTCATCCCACTGATGCTGAAGTATTCCACAGGACGGGGAAAACCTGGTTGGGGAAGGGATTCAACACGTCCAGCTTGGTGGCCTAAGGAACTTCCCTGGGCTAATGTTCGAATGGATGCCCGTACCGAAGAGGAAAAACAGAAG aTAAGTTGGACTCATGCTCTGCGAAAGATTGTCATCAACTGCTACAAATATCACGGCAGAGAAGATCTGCTTCCAGCGTTCAGCGAAGAAGACGAGAAGGCCAACGCCATAGCAACGGCTAATTCTAAT GTTGAGCAGATCAAGATTCAGAACACAAACGTCATAACGACTACCACAACGGGAGGAAACTCCTTGGCAAGTAGTAGCACAACCGGCGGTCAACAAATCGTCATCCAGCATCAGCCAACACATACAACTATCACGACCACTGCGGCCAATCCCCATCAAACGACGCAGATCATCAAGGAGGTCTCGGACGGGACGATTCAAATCCAACAGCACCCGTCGCCCACGCAGACCCTGAATGCGCAGGTTTGCCTCGACTCGATGGCGCTAAGCGATGTGGAT TACACGCACACAGTACTTCAAACAATCCAGAACCCCGATGGAACCGTTTCGATCATTCAGGTCGATCCCAACAATCCAATCATCACGCTTCCAGACGGAACGACGGCACAAGTGCAAGGCATCGCTACG TTACAAGCCCAAAACGACGGCGGAGTTCACACAATTCAAACCATTTCCGATGGGCAGGGTGAAAGTATGTCGGTGGATCTGACGGAGGCAACCCTTGGACAGGATGGGCAGCTAATAATCACCGGTGAAGATGGTCAAG AGTATTCCTACTCGGGCTTCCCGGTCAGTGGCATGATAACGGTCCCAGTGTCAACCCAGATGTATCAGACCATGGTCGCCAACATCCAGCAGCTGCCGAACGGGGACGGAACGGTGTGCATAACGCCAATGCAGGTACATAATCAAAACCAAACAGTGAATCTTAACAACCGGACGACTGTACCTACGCAAAACGTGACCATTTCAAACAACAGTAGTAATAATAGTGCCAATGTCAGTAACGTTACTTATAACAGTCTCCTTCAGAGCAACGGTAGTTTCAATATCAATCACCTTAAGAGGCCTCGAAGCGATTCGAGTATTGCTAACGCTAGTTTAGCTAACATCGCGAATATGACCCGTCGAAACCAAATTGACCAAATTAATCAGTTGCTAGCAAGCCAAAGTAAGAAAATCAATGTGATAgcaaataacaataataataacagTCAAAACGCTCACAATAACAATGTGAAAATTAATCTCCCGAAAGAACCGACCGCTGAGTCGGATGAATCGTGCCAAAAAACCTCTTCCTCTGCCGTCCCAACTCCGACAAACCCAGTTCTTCCTCAGAGTATCGTCATACAACTAAATGGGTCCATCCTGAACAAGGAAGTGGATCTGTCGGCAGTGATCGAAAAACAGATCCAGCTTGTTAAGCAAGAACGAGAGGCGGCACAGCTCAGAAGTCAAAACCAAACCCATAAAATATCCAGTGCTCCACCTCAGCAACCATTGACTGCACCAAATGACGACAACGGCTCGCCTACTATGTCCTCCTCAATGGCATCTGCTCCAATCAAAATGGAGGGCGATTGTCAGGAAAACGTCGACGAGATGGATAAAGATGAGGAAGAGGAAAACGTCTATGAAACCGAAGAGATTACCATTACCAGAATCTGA